The window CATGTACAAAACGGGCATCGGCTGGCGCCGGGACCGGCTCGGCGACCTGACCGGCTCCTGGAACGACCTGTGGAACGACAAGGCCAAGGGCAAGGTCTTCGTCCTCGACGACCGTGACGAGGTGCTCGGACTCGGCGCCCTCAAGCTGGGCCTCGACCTCACCACCGGCGACGTCGGCGATCTCGCCCGTGTCACCGACTCCCTGCGCTCGCTCCGCCCCCGCCTGCGCGGTTTCTCCAGCGACAGTTACAACAACCTCCTCAACGGAAACGCCGACATGACCCAGGCCTGGAGCGGGGACATGGCCGCCATGCTCGCCCAGGCCGAGGACCCGGCCGTCTTCGGTTTCGAAGTCGCCCGCGAGGGAGCACCCGTCAACTCCGACTGTTACGCCATCCCGGCCGACGCGCAGCACCCCGGCACCGCGATGCTCTTCATCGACTACATGCTCCGCCCGGAGAACGTGAAGAAGAACATCGAGTACATCGGCTACCCGATGCCCGTCCGCGGCACCGAGGACACGTACGCCGCGCTCGTCGAACCGTTTCCCCAGTGCGTGGTGAGCGCCGACGACCTCAAGGCCGACCTCTTCTTCCGCAACGGTGACGCACGGGCCGAACGGGCCCGCGACGCCGCCTGGACCGAAGTGAAGGCCGGCTGACATGGCACGCAGCAACCAGACCGGGACCGAGGTCCGGCCGCCCGAGGACCCGGCCTCCGGGGACGGACCCACCGGCCCGGCCCGCACCCGCACCCTGAGCCGGACCCGTACCCGGACCCGCGGGCGGGCCGAGACGGCGCCCCGTACCGGCGCCAGGTCCCAGCCGCGCCTGTGGACCTGGCTCCTGCTCCCCGGCACCCTCTGGATGACCGGCTTCCTCGTGGCCTCGCTCCTCCTCGTGGCCACCCTCGCGCTCGGCACCACCGACCCCCTCGGCAACCCGCGCTTCGGCCTCAACTTCTCCAACCTCACCGCACTGGCCGACCCCGCCTACAGCACCGTCCTGCTCCGCTCCCTCGGCTACGCGCTGATCACCTGCCTCATCAGCCTTGCCGTGGCTTACCCGGTCGCCTACGCCATCGCACTGCGCGGCGGCCGCTTCAAGAACCTGCTGATCGCCGCGATCGTCGTCCCGTTCTTCGCCAACTATCTGGTGCGGATGTACGGCTGGTCCGTCGTCCTCTCCGACGACGGCCCACTGCTGCGGGCCCTGCGCGCGGTCGGCCTCGCCGACGACGGCACCAAGATCCTCCAGACCGGCGTCGGAGTCATCGCCGGACTCGTCTACGGCTTCGTCGTCTTCATGATCATCCCGCTGTACGCGGCGATGGAGCGCATGGACACCTCGCTCATCGAGGCGGGCCGCGACCTCTACGGCGGCCCCCTGCGCACCTTCCTCTTCGTCACCGTCCCCGCCACCCGGCAGGGAGCGGCCGCCGGCTGCGTCCTCGTCTTCCTGCCCGCCATGGGCGACTTCGTCAGCGCCCAGCTCATGGGAGGACCCGACCAGATCATGATCGGCAACCTGATCCAGGACAAGTTCTTCCAGGGGCAGAACTGGCCGCTCGGCTCGGCCCTCACCATGCTCCTGATGGCGGTCCTGTTCATCGGGATGCTCGGCTACCTGCGACGCACCCGCAAGGACGAGGCGGAGGCCGCCCGATGAGCACCCAGCAGCGCCGCCGGCGCGGAGCCGAGCGCCGGCCCCGCTTCGCCATCGCCGTCACCGCCCTCTTCTTCGCGCTCCTCTACCTCCCTGTCGGCGTCGTCGTCCTGTTCTCCTTCAACGCCCAGAAGTCCCTCACCGTCCTCGACGGCGTCAGCCTCCGCTGGTACACGGCCCTCCTCCACGACGACGCACTCCTCGACTCGCTCGGCATGAGCCTGCGGGTGTCCCTGGTCGCCATGGCCGGCTCGCTCGTCCTCGGCGTTGCCCTGGCGCTGGGCCTCGTACGCAGCCGCAGCCGCCTGGGCTCCTTCGCCGGCCTGATCATGCTCGTCCCGCTGATCACCCCGGAGATCGTCACCGGCGTCGCAGCGATGCTCCTCTTCAA is drawn from Streptomyces sp. NBC_01232 and contains these coding sequences:
- a CDS encoding polyamine ABC transporter substrate-binding protein codes for the protein MSPEALPPTRRSFLRAGTAAALALTAAGCGFATDDARAGSATAEAPIDVKVDGDLVYFNWADFVDPTVFEGFQKEYGVKVVQSNYDSMEGMAAKLNAGNRYDIIFPTAKWAQRLAAGGRLRTIDHSRLRGAEAVFGGYDYFADPWYDARSAHTVPFTMYKTGIGWRRDRLGDLTGSWNDLWNDKAKGKVFVLDDRDEVLGLGALKLGLDLTTGDVGDLARVTDSLRSLRPRLRGFSSDSYNNLLNGNADMTQAWSGDMAAMLAQAEDPAVFGFEVAREGAPVNSDCYAIPADAQHPGTAMLFIDYMLRPENVKKNIEYIGYPMPVRGTEDTYAALVEPFPQCVVSADDLKADLFFRNGDARAERARDAAWTEVKAG
- a CDS encoding ABC transporter permease, giving the protein MARSNQTGTEVRPPEDPASGDGPTGPARTRTLSRTRTRTRGRAETAPRTGARSQPRLWTWLLLPGTLWMTGFLVASLLLVATLALGTTDPLGNPRFGLNFSNLTALADPAYSTVLLRSLGYALITCLISLAVAYPVAYAIALRGGRFKNLLIAAIVVPFFANYLVRMYGWSVVLSDDGPLLRALRAVGLADDGTKILQTGVGVIAGLVYGFVVFMIIPLYAAMERMDTSLIEAGRDLYGGPLRTFLFVTVPATRQGAAAGCVLVFLPAMGDFVSAQLMGGPDQIMIGNLIQDKFFQGQNWPLGSALTMLLMAVLFIGMLGYLRRTRKDEAEAAR